One part of the Prochlorococcus marinus str. MIT 9313 genome encodes these proteins:
- a CDS encoding pilin: MSILNQQLKLALLRRQKGASALQQGFTLVELMIVIVIVGILSAVALPQFTGIKEKAELNTQLGEGAGLAKECAAAIITDGPYPDNYASLTPSTGLTISGNCNDGSGGAPSANVTYTTQADANGGRANCNGSALAKGKKCRISVDKDNGQVSQSAV; encoded by the coding sequence ATGAGCATCCTCAACCAACAGCTAAAGCTTGCGCTGTTGAGACGCCAGAAGGGAGCTAGTGCTTTACAGCAAGGCTTCACCCTGGTGGAGCTGATGATCGTGATTGTGATCGTTGGCATCCTGAGTGCGGTTGCCCTGCCGCAATTCACCGGGATTAAAGAAAAAGCTGAGCTCAACACACAACTCGGCGAAGGAGCTGGGCTTGCCAAAGAATGCGCCGCAGCAATCATTACCGACGGCCCATATCCCGATAATTACGCATCACTAACTCCAAGTACAGGCCTAACCATCTCAGGCAATTGCAATGATGGCTCTGGTGGAGCACCCTCGGCAAACGTCACCTACACCACACAAGCAGATGCCAATGGAGGCAGGGCTAACTGCAATGGAAGCGCTCTCGCGAAAGGGAAAAAATGCCGAATTAGCGTAGACAAAGACAATGGACAAGTAAGCCAATCAGCAGTCTGA
- a CDS encoding prepilin-type cleavage/methylation domain-containing protein has protein sequence MLIKADLVRGYGWLADPPISNLWPCSLAGRQPVLAIATAQDDREARRRAIIYSVGSAPSPIWCSQVLMRCGPAFDINGEPNLAGGFQNRVLIYGLPASLSHGEPGFVARPDPLLPVLRLELEENFKAPNGKMQRIRSAASA, from the coding sequence ATGTTGATCAAGGCTGACTTGGTGCGCGGCTATGGCTGGCTGGCTGATCCGCCAATCTCCAACCTTTGGCCTTGTTCCTTGGCCGGTCGTCAGCCTGTGTTGGCAATCGCTACAGCACAAGATGATCGCGAAGCCCGTCGAAGGGCCATCATCTACTCGGTTGGCTCGGCTCCATCGCCGATCTGGTGCAGCCAGGTGTTGATGCGCTGTGGCCCGGCGTTTGACATCAACGGCGAGCCTAACCTCGCAGGCGGCTTCCAGAACCGTGTGCTGATCTATGGCTTGCCTGCCTCGCTCAGTCATGGGGAACCTGGTTTTGTGGCTCGCCCGGATCCTCTTCTGCCGGTGTTGCGCCTTGAACTGGAGGAGAATTTTAAGGCTCCTAACGGGAAGATGCAGCGCATCCGTTCAGCTGCCTCTGCTTGA
- a CDS encoding sensor histidine kinase, which translates to MDINRLGKSLNARGGWINFRRPPYSIRRVIERTSLMAVGLGYGLLLLFNLQLPAEQRRQAQREDLNDAKAILRQSKDLILRADSVSASENSIDTLLLKRLLSDFSSFDLLISMHPKGFEAGFVIPDVRGGIGLGKVLASYGLQKYQGDSRYGPVLIDIDSAYYSIIKDQVDLHGNDWNIYLVQDVSRQIRQQNILTIILFLAALLASMVTLSLTRTGIRRGLEPLQRFGGVIESVSSGSLDDHRCDPKYEPLELKPLAGSFNALLDHLADSWNRQRKFANALSHELRTPITLIIGYTSRVLRRSGNLSEDQRHQLTIIDDETRRLGRLITDLLDIAREESGALVITSEPFSAFETLEQVLLLNQGDHETRLKIQSSSHGFDQIWALGDHDRVVQCLSNLIENAFKYSPEEKRVELSCVSTHEHVRLQVRDHGPGVPEADQELIFQQFQRGSNTAQQPGSGVGLALVYSLVKRMGGRVWVENAADGGAIFVIELQRFQPA; encoded by the coding sequence TTGGACATTAACCGTCTTGGTAAGTCATTGAACGCAAGAGGGGGCTGGATCAATTTTAGGCGTCCGCCTTATTCGATTCGCCGCGTTATAGAGCGCACCAGCTTGATGGCTGTGGGGTTGGGATATGGCTTGTTGTTGTTGTTTAACCTGCAGCTACCGGCTGAACAGCGTAGGCAGGCTCAGCGGGAAGATCTTAACGATGCCAAGGCTATTCTTCGTCAGTCGAAGGATTTGATCCTTCGCGCCGATTCAGTATCGGCATCTGAAAACAGTATTGATACACTTTTGCTGAAGAGATTGCTGAGTGATTTTTCATCTTTTGATCTTTTGATTTCGATGCACCCCAAGGGGTTTGAGGCTGGTTTTGTGATCCCTGATGTGAGAGGAGGTATCGGTCTTGGCAAGGTTCTAGCTTCTTACGGTTTGCAGAAATATCAAGGTGATTCCAGATATGGACCTGTTCTTATTGATATTGATTCAGCTTATTATTCAATCATTAAAGATCAAGTTGACCTGCATGGAAATGATTGGAATATTTATCTGGTGCAGGATGTTAGTCGTCAGATTCGCCAGCAAAATATTCTAACCATCATTCTTTTTTTAGCTGCTTTACTTGCTTCGATGGTGACCTTATCCCTAACGCGTACAGGCATTCGACGAGGTTTGGAGCCTTTGCAGCGCTTTGGCGGCGTGATCGAATCAGTCTCGTCTGGATCTCTCGACGATCATCGCTGTGATCCGAAATATGAACCTCTGGAACTTAAGCCGCTTGCCGGTTCGTTTAATGCTCTTTTAGATCATTTGGCTGATTCTTGGAATCGTCAGAGGAAGTTTGCTAATGCTCTCAGTCATGAGCTGCGCACACCGATTACTTTAATTATTGGCTATACCTCTAGGGTTTTGCGCCGATCAGGAAACCTTAGTGAAGATCAGCGGCATCAATTGACGATCATTGATGATGAGACTCGTCGTCTCGGAAGGTTAATCACTGATCTATTAGATATTGCGCGTGAGGAATCTGGCGCTCTGGTGATTACGTCCGAGCCTTTTTCCGCATTTGAGACGTTAGAGCAGGTGCTTTTACTAAACCAAGGTGATCATGAGACTCGCTTGAAAATCCAATCGAGTTCACACGGTTTTGATCAGATCTGGGCTCTTGGTGATCACGATAGGGTCGTGCAGTGTCTTAGCAATTTGATTGAGAACGCTTTCAAGTACAGCCCAGAAGAAAAGCGAGTTGAATTGAGCTGCGTTAGCACGCATGAACATGTGAGATTGCAAGTTCGAGATCATGGCCCTGGTGTGCCAGAGGCAGATCAGGAGCTGATTTTTCAGCAGTTTCAGCGCGGTAGTAACACGGCACAACAACCTGGCAGTGGCGTTGGTCTAGCTCTTGTGTACTCGTTGGTGAAGCGGATGGGAGGCCGCGTTTGGGTTGAGAATGCTGCTGATGGTGGAGCGATCTTTGTGATTGAGTTGCAACGTTTTCAGCCGGCTTAG
- a CDS encoding ABC transporter permease, producing the protein MARWGMVIVAIYLLMALITPLLVMVGVLPEANAGLDNPIYAPPSWGHWCGTDRLGRDVCVRTMEGSGVALQVVLLAVTLAVLVGVPLGMMSGYLGGAFDRMLVLVMDTLYTLPVLLLSVVLAFLLGRGIPNAAAALCVVYVPQYFRVVRNQTAQVKAELFVEAARSLGAGPIWILRKYLLRNVITSVPVLLTMNAADAVLVLGGLGFLGLGLPETVPEWGSDLNMALAAVPTGIWWTALYPGLAMFVLVLGLSFLGEGLEAWVSGLDESTA; encoded by the coding sequence ATGGCGCGCTGGGGGATGGTGATTGTTGCCATCTATCTGTTGATGGCCTTAATCACCCCCTTGTTGGTGATGGTGGGTGTTTTGCCTGAGGCCAACGCTGGTCTTGATAATCCCATTTATGCGCCTCCTTCATGGGGGCATTGGTGCGGAACTGATCGTCTCGGACGGGACGTATGTGTTCGCACCATGGAGGGCAGTGGTGTGGCTTTGCAGGTGGTTCTTCTTGCGGTGACCTTGGCTGTGTTGGTGGGGGTGCCCCTAGGGATGATGAGTGGCTACCTCGGAGGTGCTTTTGATCGCATGTTGGTGTTGGTGATGGACACCCTCTACACATTGCCGGTGCTCTTGCTTTCTGTGGTCTTGGCTTTTTTGCTTGGACGGGGTATTCCCAATGCGGCCGCAGCCCTTTGTGTTGTTTATGTGCCCCAGTACTTCCGCGTGGTTCGTAACCAAACAGCCCAGGTGAAAGCAGAACTGTTCGTGGAGGCTGCCCGTTCCCTCGGTGCTGGCCCCATTTGGATCTTGCGCAAATACCTGCTTCGCAATGTGATCACATCCGTGCCAGTCCTGCTGACCATGAATGCTGCTGATGCTGTTTTGGTGCTTGGTGGCCTTGGTTTTCTCGGCCTGGGATTGCCGGAAACTGTGCCTGAATGGGGGAGTGATCTGAATATGGCTCTGGCAGCAGTGCCAACTGGGATTTGGTGGACTGCTCTCTATCCAGGCTTGGCCATGTTCGTATTGGTGCTGGGACTCTCATTCCTTGGTGAGGGGCTGGAGGCATGGGTGAGTGGTCTCGATGAGTCGACTGCCTGA
- the trmH gene encoding tRNA (guanosine(18)-2'-O)-methyltransferase TrmH, which translates to MPLLPRRFDRLKAVLDCRMADLTVLLEHVEKPHNLSAILRSCDAVGVLEAHAVNYSGRLPTFNSTAQGSQKWIPLKEHSSIEVAVKAIKDSGFRLYGTHLGGNARDYRDCDFCEPTAFVLGAEKWGLSKLATPLMDEGIFIPMSGMVQSLNVSVAAATLLFEALRQRRLAGIAPQAGEGLEPALYQQRLFEWAYPEVAAWCQQEGKSYPALNDQGEIQGSLPRNVRLRC; encoded by the coding sequence ATGCCTCTGCTGCCTCGCCGATTTGATCGTCTCAAGGCTGTTCTGGATTGCCGAATGGCAGATCTGACGGTTCTGCTTGAGCACGTAGAAAAACCCCACAACCTCTCAGCCATTCTGCGCAGCTGCGATGCGGTGGGTGTCCTGGAAGCCCATGCAGTGAACTATTCAGGACGCCTGCCCACCTTCAACAGTACCGCTCAGGGAAGCCAAAAGTGGATACCGCTCAAAGAGCACAGCAGCATCGAAGTTGCCGTCAAGGCCATCAAGGACAGTGGCTTTCGCCTTTATGGAACCCATCTAGGTGGAAACGCACGCGACTACCGAGACTGCGACTTCTGCGAACCTACAGCCTTCGTCCTGGGAGCTGAGAAATGGGGCCTTAGTAAGCTGGCGACGCCGTTGATGGATGAAGGGATCTTCATCCCTATGAGCGGCATGGTGCAGTCGTTGAATGTTTCGGTAGCAGCAGCAACCTTGCTCTTTGAGGCCCTACGTCAACGACGGCTGGCTGGTATCGCACCTCAAGCAGGCGAAGGCCTAGAACCAGCGCTTTATCAACAGCGCCTATTTGAGTGGGCCTATCCAGAAGTTGCAGCATGGTGCCAGCAGGAAGGCAAGTCATATCCTGCCCTTAACGATCAAGGCGAAATCCAAGGAAGCCTCCCCCGCAACGTGAGATTGCGCTGTTAA
- a CDS encoding MGMT family protein — protein sequence MGQASFDLRVWDAVSLIPFGQLATYGQIAEMIGAYGCARQVGWAMRRLPLPSKVPWHRVVNAKGMISMSLSREGSDWMQRQMLIAEGILVDAEGHLPLRRHLWRPQLSDEGLLPGMAQEGVSSGRFISVQDNH from the coding sequence ATGGGCCAAGCGTCTTTTGACTTGAGGGTATGGGATGCCGTGTCCCTCATCCCTTTCGGCCAGTTAGCGACCTATGGTCAGATTGCCGAGATGATCGGTGCCTATGGATGTGCCCGTCAGGTGGGTTGGGCTATGCGTCGATTACCTTTGCCATCCAAGGTTCCTTGGCATCGAGTGGTGAATGCGAAAGGGATGATTTCGATGAGTTTGAGCCGTGAAGGATCTGACTGGATGCAGCGGCAGATGTTGATCGCTGAAGGAATCCTTGTGGATGCCGAGGGTCATTTGCCCTTACGACGGCATCTTTGGCGGCCGCAGTTGAGTGATGAGGGCCTTTTGCCGGGAATGGCTCAGGAAGGCGTTAGCTCTGGAAGGTTCATCTCAGTCCAGGACAACCATTGA
- a CDS encoding 16S rRNA (cytosine(967)-C(5))-methyltransferase, with translation MLSSSSVAASDGSVPVPGLLPRRVAWELLQAVAAGAYADVALERALRQNPMSGADRGLVMELAYGAIRQRQWLDAWLDRLGKVPACKQPPVLRWLLHLGLYQILRMQRIPAAAAVNTSVELAKTGKLARLAPVVNGILRAALRARDAGMVLLEPEDSAARLAQAESLPLWLVEQLLVWRGEVGAELFARASNQVPTLDLRINRRRTSREKVRLALEAIGVESTPIESCPDGLMVTGSAGDLSQWPGYQQGHWCVQDRSSQLVAPLLRPQPGDRILDACAAPGGKATHLVELMGGSGEVWAVDRSAGRLKRLADNAARLGGDCLNALVADASNLLAVKPSWRGSFQRILVDAPCSGLGTLARHADARWRVTPLQVEGLVILQSKLLEGLLPLLSSGGRLVYATCTIHPAENFDQIEAFLGRHPELSLSQEQQLWPDPEHGGDGFYSAVLDLS, from the coding sequence ATGTTGTCTTCTTCTTCCGTTGCTGCCTCTGATGGATCTGTACCTGTACCGGGACTGCTGCCGCGGCGGGTGGCATGGGAGCTGTTACAGGCAGTGGCGGCAGGGGCCTATGCAGATGTCGCTCTCGAACGAGCTCTTCGTCAGAACCCCATGAGCGGTGCCGACCGTGGCCTGGTGATGGAATTGGCTTATGGCGCAATCCGTCAGCGGCAATGGCTCGATGCTTGGTTGGATCGTCTTGGCAAGGTGCCTGCTTGCAAACAGCCACCAGTGCTGCGCTGGTTGCTGCATTTGGGGCTCTATCAGATTCTGCGTATGCAGCGGATTCCAGCTGCAGCGGCAGTGAACACCAGCGTTGAACTTGCTAAGACCGGCAAGCTTGCCCGATTAGCTCCAGTGGTGAATGGCATTTTGCGGGCGGCATTGCGTGCACGCGATGCCGGTATGGTGCTCCTCGAGCCGGAGGACTCTGCTGCTCGGTTGGCGCAAGCGGAATCTCTACCGTTGTGGTTGGTGGAGCAGTTACTTGTTTGGCGAGGCGAGGTGGGAGCTGAGCTGTTTGCTCGTGCCAGCAACCAGGTACCAACACTTGATTTGCGGATCAATCGACGTCGTACAAGCCGTGAGAAAGTAAGGCTGGCGCTTGAGGCTATTGGAGTAGAGAGCACTCCGATCGAGAGCTGCCCTGATGGTTTGATGGTGACTGGTAGTGCTGGTGACCTAAGCCAGTGGCCTGGCTATCAGCAAGGACATTGGTGTGTGCAGGATCGCTCTTCACAGTTGGTCGCACCGCTTTTGCGGCCACAGCCTGGGGATCGGATTCTTGATGCTTGCGCAGCACCAGGGGGTAAGGCCACTCATCTTGTTGAGCTGATGGGTGGTTCGGGAGAGGTGTGGGCTGTGGATCGTTCCGCTGGTCGACTCAAGCGCTTGGCGGATAATGCTGCTCGCTTGGGGGGTGACTGCCTCAATGCTCTAGTCGCAGATGCCTCGAATCTGTTGGCGGTGAAGCCAAGCTGGCGAGGATCCTTCCAGCGCATTCTTGTGGATGCCCCATGTTCTGGGTTAGGTACTTTGGCCCGTCATGCGGACGCACGTTGGCGAGTCACTCCGTTGCAGGTTGAGGGGTTGGTGATCTTGCAGTCCAAGCTGCTGGAAGGCCTTCTGCCTCTGCTTAGCTCTGGAGGCCGGTTGGTTTATGCCACTTGCACCATCCATCCGGCCGAGAACTTTGATCAGATCGAGGCCTTCCTGGGTCGGCATCCTGAATTGAGCTTGTCTCAGGAACAGCAACTATGGCCTGATCCTGAGCATGGTGGTGATGGTTTTTATTCAGCCGTGTTGGATCTCAGCTGA
- a CDS encoding transglycosylase domain-containing protein, which yields MTRKRRHWIVISVSAVAIGCVAALAERTLTHGLDSVLPDARRIANFNRPGTITLLSTDGQVIQKLGPATREKVAQDKMPLLVEQAFVAAEDRRFYYHNGLDIWGISRALVTNLRQGSVREGASTITQQLARTVFLSQERTLPRKLKEAALAYKLERQLSKQQILEQYLNYVYLGSGAYGVADAAWVYFSKSPNQLTLPEAALIAGMPPAPSVYSPLVNQKIALERRAIVLKRMQQAGFISAREADAARDSPLTLKPAIPKYFNSSAPFFTSWVAQQLPNLLTPEQLEVGGLKIHTSLNLAWQKQAQDVISKYAPGNTEGSMVSIEPSTGEVRVMVGGKNFNTSQFNRATQALRSPGSTFKLFPYAAAINAGIKPEDKVVDAKRCWRGYCPKNFGNKYLGSVALADALRYSLNTVAVQLLDKVGFDAVISMANNLGIGTTRPLGKYYPLAIGAYEQTVLDMTAAYAAVANRGIYMKPTPFEEIRGPDDEVIWNHQLEGYKGRRALDSDVADTMNWMLQRVVSGGTGAAASLGDRPVAGKTGTSEGARDLWFIGSIPQLTTAVWFGYDNNRKTSGGSGDAAWAWKQFMTKIQDNFEVQPFPPKPVMNRTFRPPGKTRSKPKNGSEDAAKDQDQTQGPPPRYIAPPGGPPLNENFEPMPIP from the coding sequence GTGACTCGCAAGCGCCGTCACTGGATTGTTATTTCAGTTAGTGCTGTCGCCATCGGGTGTGTCGCAGCCTTGGCTGAAAGGACTCTCACTCATGGCTTGGATTCGGTTCTGCCCGATGCCCGGCGGATAGCCAACTTCAACCGGCCAGGCACCATCACGCTGCTCTCCACTGATGGGCAGGTGATCCAAAAGCTTGGTCCCGCGACCCGCGAGAAGGTTGCGCAAGACAAGATGCCTCTGCTTGTGGAGCAAGCCTTCGTCGCGGCAGAAGACCGACGCTTTTACTACCACAATGGCTTGGATATCTGGGGTATCAGCCGAGCCCTGGTGACAAACCTCCGCCAGGGTTCCGTGAGGGAAGGTGCCAGCACCATCACTCAGCAACTTGCTCGAACCGTATTCCTGAGTCAGGAACGAACCCTGCCGCGCAAACTCAAAGAAGCTGCTCTGGCCTACAAGCTGGAGCGACAGCTCAGCAAACAGCAAATCCTTGAGCAGTATCTGAATTATGTCTACTTGGGCTCAGGTGCTTACGGCGTAGCCGATGCAGCCTGGGTGTACTTCTCTAAATCCCCCAATCAACTCACACTGCCGGAAGCCGCTCTAATCGCTGGCATGCCCCCTGCTCCCTCAGTTTATTCACCACTGGTCAACCAGAAAATTGCCCTAGAACGCCGCGCAATTGTCCTTAAACGAATGCAGCAGGCCGGATTTATCTCTGCCAGAGAAGCCGATGCAGCTCGCGACAGCCCCCTCACTCTCAAGCCAGCGATACCGAAGTACTTCAACAGCAGCGCACCATTTTTCACCAGCTGGGTAGCCCAGCAACTCCCCAATCTGCTCACCCCAGAGCAACTAGAAGTGGGTGGACTCAAGATTCACACCAGCCTCAATCTGGCTTGGCAAAAGCAAGCCCAAGATGTGATCAGCAAATACGCCCCCGGGAACACAGAGGGTTCCATGGTGTCTATCGAACCAAGCACCGGTGAAGTGCGGGTGATGGTAGGAGGCAAAAACTTTAATACCAGCCAATTCAATAGAGCAACACAGGCTCTGCGTTCACCTGGCTCCACCTTCAAGCTTTTTCCCTATGCAGCAGCCATCAACGCCGGCATCAAGCCAGAGGACAAGGTTGTGGACGCGAAACGCTGCTGGAGAGGATATTGCCCAAAGAACTTCGGCAACAAATACCTGGGATCAGTGGCACTCGCTGATGCCCTGAGATACTCCCTAAACACTGTTGCAGTCCAACTACTAGACAAAGTGGGCTTTGATGCCGTGATCAGCATGGCCAATAATCTTGGCATCGGCACCACTCGCCCATTAGGCAAGTACTATCCGCTCGCTATTGGGGCCTACGAGCAAACAGTACTCGACATGACGGCAGCCTATGCCGCAGTAGCCAACCGGGGCATTTACATGAAGCCCACGCCATTTGAAGAGATCCGAGGCCCAGACGACGAGGTGATCTGGAACCACCAGTTAGAAGGCTACAAAGGTCGTCGAGCCCTCGATAGCGACGTAGCAGACACCATGAACTGGATGCTCCAGCGCGTTGTCAGCGGTGGCACTGGAGCTGCGGCATCCCTCGGTGACCGGCCAGTAGCGGGCAAAACCGGCACATCGGAAGGTGCCCGTGACCTCTGGTTCATTGGCTCAATACCACAACTAACAACCGCCGTATGGTTTGGCTACGACAACAACCGAAAGACATCTGGCGGCAGTGGTGATGCTGCATGGGCCTGGAAGCAGTTCATGACCAAGATCCAAGACAATTTTGAGGTACAACCCTTCCCACCAAAACCAGTTATGAACCGCACCTTTAGGCCACCAGGCAAAACGAGGAGCAAACCAAAGAACGGCAGCGAGGATGCTGCCAAAGACCAAGATCAAACCCAGGGCCCTCCACCCAGATACATCGCACCTCCAGGGGGACCGCCGCTCAATGAAAACTTCGAGCCAATGCCTATTCCCTGA
- the chlG gene encoding chlorophyll synthase ChlG has translation MSDARQLLGIKGATGTTNIWKLRLQLMKPVTWIPLLWGVICGAAASGQYQWRVPDVLAAAACMVMSGPLLTGYTQTINDYYDREIDAINEPYRPIPSGAIPLTQVKLQIWMLLLGGLAVAYGLDRWAEHTTPVVLFLALGGSFVSFIYSAPPLKLKQNGWIGNYALGASYIALPWWAGQALFGQLTWTTALLTLAYSLAGLGIAVINDFKSVEGDRALGLQSLPVVFGIKKASWISAGMIDIFQLAMVVVLIAIGQHFASVVLILLIIPQITFQDIWLLRDPLAFDVRYQTSAQPFLILGMLVTALAIGHSPLTQGM, from the coding sequence GTGAGCGACGCTCGCCAACTCCTTGGCATCAAAGGTGCCACTGGCACAACCAACATCTGGAAGCTGCGTCTGCAGCTCATGAAGCCTGTCACATGGATCCCACTGCTCTGGGGTGTGATTTGTGGAGCCGCTGCCAGTGGTCAATACCAATGGCGCGTACCAGATGTGCTTGCAGCCGCGGCCTGCATGGTCATGAGTGGCCCGCTTCTAACCGGTTACACCCAAACCATCAACGACTACTACGATCGCGAGATCGACGCAATCAATGAGCCCTATAGGCCGATTCCCTCCGGGGCCATCCCGCTGACACAAGTCAAGCTTCAGATCTGGATGCTGCTTCTCGGTGGTCTTGCAGTTGCCTATGGCTTAGATCGTTGGGCTGAACACACCACTCCCGTTGTGCTGTTTCTTGCCCTAGGCGGCTCATTTGTGAGCTTCATTTATTCAGCCCCACCTCTCAAGCTGAAACAGAACGGTTGGATAGGAAACTACGCGCTTGGGGCCAGCTACATCGCCCTGCCATGGTGGGCTGGTCAGGCGCTGTTCGGACAACTGACTTGGACCACAGCACTGCTGACACTTGCATATAGCTTGGCTGGTCTTGGTATTGCCGTCATCAACGATTTCAAGAGTGTAGAGGGAGATCGAGCCCTCGGTCTTCAATCCCTGCCAGTTGTCTTTGGAATCAAAAAGGCCAGCTGGATCAGTGCAGGAATGATCGACATCTTCCAACTCGCAATGGTTGTTGTTCTGATCGCCATTGGCCAGCATTTTGCCTCAGTCGTTTTGATCTTATTGATCATTCCCCAGATCACATTCCAAGACATCTGGTTACTGCGTGATCCCCTGGCCTTTGATGTTAGATATCAGACCAGTGCTCAACCGTTTCTAATCCTTGGCATGCTGGTTACTGCTCTAGCCATAGGCCATAGCCCATTAACACAGGGGATGTGA
- a CDS encoding cytochrome b6f subunit PetP: MSQAATSYRIGSKVRVSRVRDRIPAKLVELLKKSDVGRVTGYKMTDGMGIGLVVELSDGTVSWFFDDEVTSA, encoded by the coding sequence ATGTCCCAGGCTGCCACTTCCTACAGAATCGGCTCCAAGGTCCGAGTCTCTCGCGTTCGTGATCGCATTCCAGCCAAACTGGTAGAACTGCTCAAGAAATCTGACGTTGGCAGGGTCACCGGCTACAAAATGACTGACGGCATGGGCATTGGCTTGGTCGTAGAACTTAGCGATGGCACTGTCAGCTGGTTCTTTGACGACGAAGTTACCTCCGCCTGA
- the hisF gene encoding imidazole glycerol phosphate synthase subunit HisF — translation MVALRLIPCLDVADGRVVKGVNFVGLRDAGDPVELACRYSQAGADELVFLDIAASHEGRATLVALVRRTAEAVTIPFTVGGGISSLDGITELLRAGADKVSLNSSAVRDPDLVAQGADRFGCQCIVVAIDARRRPECSGWDVFVKGGRQNTGLDAVSWARQAAELGAGEILLTSMDGDGTQAGYDLELTQAVVEAVPVPVIASGGAGCLDHIAEAFTIGKASAALLASLLHDGVLSVEQIKTDLLMRGLSIRPLEF, via the coding sequence ATGGTCGCGCTTCGTTTGATTCCTTGCCTTGACGTGGCTGATGGTCGCGTTGTGAAGGGCGTGAACTTTGTGGGCCTTCGTGATGCGGGTGATCCCGTGGAGCTCGCCTGCCGCTATAGCCAGGCTGGAGCTGATGAGTTGGTGTTTCTTGATATCGCCGCCAGCCATGAAGGTCGGGCCACGCTGGTGGCGTTAGTTCGACGTACTGCTGAGGCTGTGACCATTCCATTCACAGTTGGAGGGGGTATCAGCTCTTTGGATGGCATCACAGAGCTGCTTCGGGCTGGAGCCGACAAGGTGAGTCTTAATTCATCTGCGGTGCGGGATCCAGATCTCGTAGCGCAGGGAGCCGACCGTTTTGGCTGTCAGTGCATTGTGGTGGCCATCGATGCTCGGCGTCGTCCTGAGTGCTCGGGGTGGGATGTTTTTGTTAAGGGTGGACGCCAAAACACCGGTTTGGATGCTGTGAGCTGGGCTCGGCAGGCAGCGGAACTTGGTGCTGGCGAAATCCTGTTGACCTCAATGGATGGAGATGGAACTCAGGCTGGTTATGACTTGGAGCTCACGCAAGCAGTCGTGGAAGCGGTGCCGGTGCCTGTGATCGCTTCGGGAGGTGCAGGTTGTCTAGATCACATCGCAGAAGCCTTCACGATTGGCAAGGCCTCAGCTGCATTGTTGGCCTCTCTACTTCACGATGGCGTGCTGAGTGTGGAGCAAATTAAGACTGATCTGCTGATGCGAGGTTTGTCGATTCGGCCTCTTGAGTTCTGA